The genomic segment CGTTCATGTTACTGCTTTGCAAAATGAATTCAAGAATGTGATTGTCGGGCAACGCTATCTGATGCAGCGGTTGTTGATCAGCCTTTTGAGCGATGGCCACGTGTTGGTGGAAGGATTGCCCGGCCTCGCAAAAACGCTCGCTGTGAAATCTGTTTCGCAGGCCATTCAGGCAGATTTCAAACGAATTCAGTTCACGCCTGATTTGCTTCCATCCGATCTAACCGGCACACTCGTGTTCAATCCGAAAGATGGGAGTTTTGTTGTCAAAAAAGGGCCCATCTTCTGCAACATTCTTCTTGCGGATGAAATCAACCGGGCGCCGGCTAAGGTGCAAAGCGCACTGCTGGAAGCGATGCAGGAACGCCAGGTAACAATCGGTGAAGAGAGCTACCCGCTGGAAGAACCATTTCTCGTGTTTGCGACTCAGAATCCCATTGAACACGAAGGAACTTATCCACTGCCGGAAGCTCAAATCGATCGCTTCATGATGAAGGTAAAGATCTCTTATCCAAGCAAAGATGAAGAAAAAATCATTCTGGATCGAATGACCGGAACCAATCACTACCAGGTCAAGTCCGTGCTGGATAAGGAACATGTTCTCATGCTGAGAGATCTCGCAAAGGAAATCTTTGTAGAAGACTCGTTGAAGAATTACATCGTTCAGCTTGTCAGCGCCACGCGGTCCCCCAAAGATTATCATCTCGAAATTGGACGCTACATCCAGTACGGAGTTTCGCCGCGTGCGGCCATCTTCTGGACCATGGCAGCAAAAGCTCATGCATTTTTACAGCAGCGCAGTTTTGTAATCCCGGACGATATCAAACTTGTGGCGCCCGATATATTGCGTCATCGAATCATTCGAACCTACGAAGCGGACGCTGAAAACGTATCGACCGAGGATCTCATCCAGCAAATTCTGGTGCGCATACCGATCCCTTAGATGAACCGCCAAGACGCCAAGAATAAAAGATTCTTTGCTTCAGTCTTGGCGGCTTGGCGACTTGGCGGTTAAATCATGAAAAGCAGAAGTTCGAAGAAACACAGCGTAACGCGCGAACAAATCAAAAGACTCCGGCTCACTTCCAGACGCCTGATTCACACTTTCGGAGAAGGCACTTTTCGCACACTCTTCCATGGGCGGGGAATTGAATTTGCCAGCCTCCGCGAATATGTTCCGGGAGATGATATTCGCCAGATCGAATGGAATACGACTGCTCGCCGCGGATCACCTTATGTGAAAACATTTCTGGAAGAGCGGGACCTTTCCGTTGTGCTTGCCGTTGATCTGAGCTCCTCCATGGAAATCAAAATGGATTCCACTTTACGGCTTGCATCGCTCATTACTTCGCTGGCGGACATTCACGAAGACCGGCTTGGCTGTCTAGGTTTTTCCGATAGAGTCGAATTCTACGTCCCTCCGTTAAAGAATGCGGCTCAGCCGGAAAGGATTCTTCATCTTCTTCTTACGCCTCCGCGGCGGACAATTCGAAGAACTTCACTGGGACACGCAATGACATTTCTACGGAATGTACTGAAAAAGCACGCGCTGCTGTTTGTGATTTCCGATTTCCTGGATCGAAATTTCGAGCGTTCCTTACTGGCGTTGCGCCCAAAACATGAAGTGGTCGGAATCCATCTTTACGATCCGGTGGAAAAAGAACTGCCACGCTCTGCCGTAATCGAGTGCTTCGATCCGGAATCCGGAAGAAGATTCTTGATCGACGCGTACGATCCGAAAACCCGCCTGGGGTACCGCGCATTTGCCCGCGAACAGGATTTGTTGATTCAAGGAACCTTCGGGAAAGCGAGAGCGGACCTGCTCATGCTTCCCGATTCCCCGAAGGCGGATACTCAGCTCATCGACTTCCTCATGCGGCGCCAAAATTCGCGCGTCCCTATCCAGATTAAAAAGTGAACCGCCAAGACGCCATGACGCCAAGGTAAAAGCATCTTGAGTATTTTCTTGGCGACTTGGCGGCTTGGCGGTTGTAATATAGTTTGTTGATGAAGGTTTGCGTTTTTCTTTTGCTGTTCCTAACTCCTGTTCTCGCTGCTTCTGAACCACAGATCAAGCATTTTTTCCCGGATCACCCGGTGTTGTTGGGTCAGCCGTTGTTCTGGATTGTGGAGATCCGCTATCCGCTCTGGGAATCTTATGAATTGAAATCTGCTTCCTGTTCTGATTTGAAGATTTCCGTTGCCGGCAGGAAGTTACACGAAGTGGCTGGAGAAATTCGCGCGGTTTACAGGCTTGCTGTGATACCAACTGCGTTAAAAACCTCGTGCGCCCCCTCTGTCATGGTTTCGGATGAAAAAGGACAAACAACGGTGCTGAATGGAAAACCGTTGATAGTAGGAACGATCAGTGGTGCATCTGCCAGTATCAAAATGCCGCGAATGCCCGCACCGGTAACGCAACCGAAGAATTACAACGTCTTGCTTTATGCGGCGCTGATCCTATTAGGAATGCTTTGCGCAGTCCTTATAGCAAAACGGGTTTACAACAACAGCCCCACGCAAAAATTTTTAAGAGACCTCCAAAAAGCGTCCCTGGAGTTGCAGAAGGACCGTTTACCGATTCAAGTCTGGCGATTGCTTCGATCGGAAATGGTGTGGGGCTTTTCAGCAGAATCTTATACGCCCGCACAACTCCAGGAGCGTGGGGCTCGCGATCGGCGTCTGCTTAGCATCGCTGTCGCTTTGCGATCCCTTGAAGCCTGGCGTTATTCAGGATCGGCCGGCGCGTGGGACAAAGAACTGGTAAGGAAGGCGCTCGAACATGCTGAAATTGTGCTGCGGACGAAGGCCGCTTTCCGCAAACGGAGATCCGCATGACCTTCGACCACGCCTGGGTTCTGGCTTTTGTGCCGTTGTACCTCATCGTGGAGTTGATTATCTACTACCGTATTCGAAGTAAGGCAGCCCCGCTTCCGACAGCCGGATTCATCCGCGCATTCACTTCCTGGCGCACGCGCGCGATCCGGATATTGCGTTTTCTGCCTCCCGTCGCGATCGTCCTTTTGCTGTTCGCCATTTCCTCTCCGGAATCGGTGCAGAGCACAACTGAGGTTCTGCCTTCCGGGATCAACATCATGGTTGTGCTGGATATCTCCGGCTCAATGGCCGCTGAAGATTTTCAACCGCTCAACCGGCTGGAAGGCGCAAAAGCCGTTTTGCGGGATTTCATACACGGCCGGCGCTCGGACAGGATCGGACTTGTGGTATTCGGCGGCCGTAGCGTGACCCGTTCTCCGCTCACTCTGCAACATGAAACGCTGCAGCAAACTCTTAAATCCGTAGCCATGGGAGAATTGCCGGAAGGCACGGCCATCGGAATGGCGATCATGAGCGGCATCAACCGCCTGATGATTCAGGAAGAAGGTTCAAGAAAAGGTGATCGCATCATGATTCTCATCACGGATGGCCGAAACAACGGAGAGATCCACCCGTTCACCGCTGTGGATGACGCGAAAAAATACGGAATCAAAATCTATACGATCGGCGTTGGTGGATTCGGGCCGGCGCCTTATCCCACAATCACGCCGGAAGGGAAAAAAGCTTACCGTTACGAAAAAGCCGATCTGGATGAAGATCTTCTAAAAGCGATCGCAGCGCGCACCGGCGGCAACTATTTCCGTGCGAGTGACGCTGAAACCCTGAGCCTTCTGTTCCGGCAAATCGACCGCCTCGAGAAGTCCGAGCCGCAAATTCTCGAGACACAGTCGGTCCGCACCCGGGCCCAGGCCGTTGCCATTCCCGTCTTGTTGCTCGGGATTTGCTATGCCGCGCTTACTCTATTCATAGTACGATTGCCATGAATTTTCAGTATCCTGCTCTACTTTACACCGTTCCGCTTCTGCTTTTGTTGGGGATTATGTATCGCTGGCGTGCCAGCTCCGCGCTGGAAAAAAACCGCTTCCCATATTTTCTGGTTTCCGTTTGCTTCGTTGTGATCGCGCTGGCAAACCCTTACTGGAGAAGTATTCCCGCCAAAGAAAAAATCAAAGGAGTGGATCTGCTGATCATTGCGGACGTTTCTCAAAGCATGTTTTGCAAAGTAAACGAGAAAACAATGCGCATCGATCTGGCCCGGAAGTTCATAAAAAGACTGCTTCCGTCTTTTGCAGGCAGCCAGATCGCGGTCATTTATTTTGCGGGAGAAGCCCAGGTCGGAGCGCCCTTTACATCGGACCTGCCTGCGATTTCTCTGTTCATGGATTCGATCTCTCCGCCGATGAGCGCGCTGGCGGGAACGAGAACAGAATCGCTTCAGCAAGCTGTGCAACAACTATTGAAATCACGAACAACCGGAAAACTTCCTCTGATTTTGTTCTTTAGCGATGGCGAATTTTTCGATAGCGGAAAGGCTTTCCAAAACTATGTGAAACGGCAAAATCTGCGAGTCTTTACGTATTTGTGCGGGGAGCAAAAAGCTCCCGTCTTGCGCTACGATCTCACCGCCAATGTGCCGGGCGCTTTCAGCACACCAAATCCCGCTTCGCTGCAGGCCCTTGCTGCAGCCGGAAAAGGTGCGTTCTTCAATCTAACCAGGGAACGGACGGATCAAATTTTTGATGAGCTCGACAGAAAAGTGGGTGAGCTTATTGTCGAAGGTCAGTCCATACCTGATTACAGGCCGGTCCCTTTTTTGATCGTGGCTCTTTTCTTCCTTCTGGTTTATCAGTGGATTCCCGTTTCTCACTCAAAATTGCGTCCTGCAGCAACGGTTGCGGCCCTATTCCTTGTATTTTCGGTTTCCATGAAGTTCGAAGATAGCCTGAAGGTATA from the bacterium genome contains:
- a CDS encoding MoxR family ATPase, with the protein product MNADELQNLIQEKSVHVTALQNEFKNVIVGQRYLMQRLLISLLSDGHVLVEGLPGLAKTLAVKSVSQAIQADFKRIQFTPDLLPSDLTGTLVFNPKDGSFVVKKGPIFCNILLADEINRAPAKVQSALLEAMQERQVTIGEESYPLEEPFLVFATQNPIEHEGTYPLPEAQIDRFMMKVKISYPSKDEEKIILDRMTGTNHYQVKSVLDKEHVLMLRDLAKEIFVEDSLKNYIVQLVSATRSPKDYHLEIGRYIQYGVSPRAAIFWTMAAKAHAFLQQRSFVIPDDIKLVAPDILRHRIIRTYEADAENVSTEDLIQQILVRIPIP
- a CDS encoding DUF58 domain-containing protein, producing MKSRSSKKHSVTREQIKRLRLTSRRLIHTFGEGTFRTLFHGRGIEFASLREYVPGDDIRQIEWNTTARRGSPYVKTFLEERDLSVVLAVDLSSSMEIKMDSTLRLASLITSLADIHEDRLGCLGFSDRVEFYVPPLKNAAQPERILHLLLTPPRRTIRRTSLGHAMTFLRNVLKKHALLFVISDFLDRNFERSLLALRPKHEVVGIHLYDPVEKELPRSAVIECFDPESGRRFLIDAYDPKTRLGYRAFAREQDLLIQGTFGKARADLLMLPDSPKADTQLIDFLMRRQNSRVPIQIKK
- a CDS encoding VWA domain-containing protein, which translates into the protein MTFDHAWVLAFVPLYLIVELIIYYRIRSKAAPLPTAGFIRAFTSWRTRAIRILRFLPPVAIVLLLFAISSPESVQSTTEVLPSGINIMVVLDISGSMAAEDFQPLNRLEGAKAVLRDFIHGRRSDRIGLVVFGGRSVTRSPLTLQHETLQQTLKSVAMGELPEGTAIGMAIMSGINRLMIQEEGSRKGDRIMILITDGRNNGEIHPFTAVDDAKKYGIKIYTIGVGGFGPAPYPTITPEGKKAYRYEKADLDEDLLKAIAARTGGNYFRASDAETLSLLFRQIDRLEKSEPQILETQSVRTRAQAVAIPVLLLGICYAALTLFIVRLP
- a CDS encoding VWA domain-containing protein — its product is MNFQYPALLYTVPLLLLLGIMYRWRASSALEKNRFPYFLVSVCFVVIALANPYWRSIPAKEKIKGVDLLIIADVSQSMFCKVNEKTMRIDLARKFIKRLLPSFAGSQIAVIYFAGEAQVGAPFTSDLPAISLFMDSISPPMSALAGTRTESLQQAVQQLLKSRTTGKLPLILFFSDGEFFDSGKAFQNYVKRQNLRVFTYLCGEQKAPVLRYDLTANVPGAFSTPNPASLQALAAAGKGAFFNLTRERTDQIFDELDRKVGELIVEGQSIPDYRPVPFLIVALFFLLVYQWIPVSHSKLRPAATVAALFLVFSVSMKFEDSLKVYQEALQTMRLGKSDLALQKLKSLPPDFPFNEKEIATGNAHFYAGNYQEAIQHYQKVLERDPFHALARWNWEVALKHQTDQRDRPPQPKQQPSPQNTPENRDALLQYVDQLEKEQRQRSNRSNIGKSDFAW